The window GGATCACCTCAAACCCCCTTTGGGTCACCTCAAACCCCTTCGGGTCACCTCAACTCCCCTTTGGGTCACCTCAACCCCCACTTTGGGTCACCTCAACCCCCCTTTAGGTCACCTCAAGCCCCTTTTGGGTCACCTCAAGCCCCTTTTGGGTCATCACAACCCCTTTGGGTCACCTCAAGCCCCCTTTGGGTCACCTCAACTCCTTTGGATCACCTCAACCCCCCTTTGGGTCACCTCAAGCCCCCTTTGGGTCACCTCAACCCCCCTTTGGGTCATCACAACCCTTTAGATCACCTCAACCCCCCTTTGGGTCACCTCAACCCCCCTTTGGGTCACCTCAAGCCCCTTTTGGGTCATCACAACCCCTTTGGGTCACCTCAACCCCCCCCTTTCCACCACCCCTCCGCTGGGTGCAGGATTTGCCCCCACCCTAAGGGGCACCCATCCTCTGCTCTACCATGAGCAGGGGGCACCCCCCCAAGACTTCTTACCCCCTTCTTGAGCCCTTCCAGCACCCCCTCGGATGTCCTTCCTGCCGATGGGTGCTGGACCACTGCCTGCTGACCCACCCCTGGCTGCTGacctcctttctccctccctcagcCGTCCAGCGCTGCCGCAtggccccccccagcccccaaccctacccacagctgcctgcagacccTCCCGGGGGCCACCTCCACTCCGGCGGCTTCATCACTTTGCTCCTCCGcgcccagccctacccaacctCCCGTTACGGCTCCCGGTGCCCGCCGGCCGGCGGCGAGGTGCCAGCGGAGGGCAtctgccagctggcagctcgcCTGCTCCTCGGTGCCATCCAATGGGCCAAGGCTGTGCCCTTCTTCGCCCACCTGCGGCTCGGGGACCAGATGGCATcgctcagcctggcctggagggAGCTCTTCGTGCTGGATGCAGTGCAGGCAGCGCTGCCCTTGCAGCCTGGGCAcctgctggcaccagcagccGCCGCCGTGCCCCAGGCAGCGGTGCCCTTGCAGCCTGGGCAcctgctggcaccagcagccGCCGCCGTGCCCCAGGCAGCGCTGCCCTTGCAGCCTGGGCAcctgctggcaccagcagcagccgccGTGCCCCAGGCAGCGCTGCCCTTGCAGCCTGGGCAcctgctggcaccagcagccGCCGCCGTGCCCCAGGCAGCGCTGCCCTTGCAGCCTGGGCAcctgctggcaccagcagccGCCGCCGTGCCCCAGGCAGCGGTGCCCTTGCAGCCTGGGCAcctgctggcaccagcagccGCCGCCGTGCCCCAGGCAGTGCCCCAGGCAGTGCCAGTGGCTGCCCAGCGCCTGGGGGCATCCACGGATCCCGTCTGGCTCCTGCgggagcagctggagaagctcaggagcctgcagctggacCCGGCCGAGGTCGCCTGCCTGAAGGCTTTGGCTCTGTTCTCCCCCGGTGAGggctgggtggggctggggggaggggctTAAAGGGGTGTGGTTGTGGGTGGGGAGgggtgctggaggcagggaggaatcggcggggggggggagggttagGGGAGGGAATggaaggggtggggaggggttgagggtggggagaagggagtggggtggaaaggaggtggagctTGATGGGGTGGGGCAATAAAGGGGTGGGGCTTGAGGGggtggggttgggagggagtggggttTAAGGGGGTGGGGCTCCAATAGGATGAGGTGAGAGGGTTGCTTGGCTGGGTTGAGGTTGGGTGTGGAGGGGATGGGTTGGGTGGGGCTAAATGGGGTGGGGCTGCATGGGTGGGGCTAAATAGGATGGGGCAGAGTGGGTGGAGCTTAATGGGGTGGGGGTTGAATGGGTGGGGCTAAACAGAATGGGGTGGAGTGGGTGGAGCTTAATGGGGTAGGGCTAAATAGGATAGGGCAGAGTGGGTGGGGCTTATGGGGTGGGATCGAGTGGGTGGGGCCTATGGGTTGGAACTGAGTGGGTGGGGCTAAACAGAACAGGGTGGCATGGGTGGAGCTTAATGGGGTGGGACTGAGTGGGTGGGGCTAAATAGGATGGGGCAGAGTGGGTGGGGCTTATGGGGTGGAACTGAGTGGGTGGGGCTAAATAGGGCAGGACAGAGTGGGTGGGGCTTATGGGGTGGAACTGAGTGGGTGGGGCTAAAGAAGATGGGGTGGAATGGGTAGAGCTTAATGGGGTGGGGCTGAGTGGGTGGAGCCAAATAGGGTGGGGCAGAGTGGGTGGGGCATATGGAGTGAAACCGAGTGGGTGGGGCATATGGGATGGAACTGAGTGGGTGGGGCTAAACAAGACGGGGTGGAATGGGTGGAGCTTAATGGGGTGGGACTGAGTGGGTGGGGCTAAATAGGATGGGGCAGAACTTAATGGGGTGGGGCTTAATGGGGTGGGACTGAGTGGGTGGAGCCAAATAGGGTGGGGCAGAGTGAGTGGGGCATAGGGGATGGAACTGAGTGGGTGGGGCTAAACAAGACGGGGTGGAATGGGTGGAGCTTAATGGGGTGGGGCTGAGTGGGTGGGGCTAAATAGGATGGGGCAGAACTTAACGGGGTGGGGCTGCCTGGGTGGAGCTTGAGGGGTGGGGCTTAACGGGGTGGGGCTGTGGCAGGATGAGGTGAGGAGGTCTGATGGGATGGGGGCTGGGCGTGGAAGGAAGGAGCAAAGACGGACCgggaggggtgggggttggggttgCGTGGGTGGGGGTTGCGTGGGTGGGCGTGGCTAACGAGGGCGTGGTCCCCCCGTGGGCGGGGCCACGTCTAACGCCGtaccccaccccctcctctctcgGTGGGCGGCAGACGCCGTGGGGCTGTCGGAGCCAGGGCAGGTGGCAGCGCTGCAGGAGAGGGCACAGttggcactgcaggctcacgTCCGGCGGCagcgcccagggcagcccagcaggtTCGGGAGGCTCCTCCTGCGCCTGCCTGCCCTGCGCCGCCTGCCCGGGCACAGCCTCCAGCGCCTCTTCTTCAGCCACCTGCTGGGAGAGACCCCCGTGGAGACCCTCATCAGGGACATGCTGCTGGCCGGAGCCACCCTCGGCTGGCCCCACGGCCACGGGCAGTGATGCTCggacccccccacacacacccaccccCGCCACGGGGCGTGGGCACAGCCGGGGTGGGTATCCcgagggtgggggtgggtgggagCCTCGGGATGGGAAGCGCTAATGGATGAGGGCAATAAGGGTGAGGGTCCCAAGGGTGGGGACATCAAGGATGGGGACAGGATGCTGAGGctgggaccccaaaactgaggaaCCCCCCCAagaatggagactccatcaaTGGACCCCCCCCAAATATGAGGGGACACTGAG is drawn from Pogoniulus pusillus isolate bPogPus1 chromosome 43, bPogPus1.pri, whole genome shotgun sequence and contains these coding sequences:
- the LOC135192665 gene encoding COUP transcription factor 1-like; the protein is MAPPSPQPYPQLPADPPGGHLHSGGFITLLLRAQPYPTSRYGSRCPPAGGEVPAEGICQLAARLLLGAIQWAKAVPFFAHLRLGDQMASLSLAWRELFVLDAVQAALPLQPGHLLAPAAAAAVPVAAQRLGASTDPVWLLREQLEKLRSLQLDPAEVACLKALALFSPDAVGLSEPGQVAALQERAQLALQAHVRRQRPGQPSRFGRLLLRLPALRRLPGHSLQRLFFSHLLGETPVETLIRDMLLAGATLGWPHGHGQ